In a single window of the Leptospira barantonii genome:
- a CDS encoding ion transporter, translating into MYIDRYVIRNILKILVEYAAVILLGLTIVYLDESEFTALDIHFLIVGLAGIKSIYFFIKGFRKISELSTLDLQYYEFLVFIAVNIGVIIVSFGFDYYCLFRVDPTSFSGIPNEITPFLLAFKFFYFSLMIFTNIGIIKIVPESTSSEVLVILEAILSFITIIFVLSDFLSLKESLGKRRKILSETSLQEID; encoded by the coding sequence ATGTATATAGATCGATATGTGATTCGCAATATACTTAAAATTTTGGTTGAATATGCGGCGGTCATTCTACTCGGTTTAACGATCGTGTATTTGGATGAAAGCGAGTTCACTGCGCTCGACATTCATTTCTTGATCGTAGGTTTAGCGGGAATCAAATCGATCTACTTTTTCATAAAAGGGTTTCGAAAAATCTCGGAGCTTTCCACTCTGGATCTACAATATTACGAATTTCTTGTGTTTATCGCGGTGAATATCGGGGTAATCATCGTTTCCTTCGGATTTGATTATTACTGTTTGTTTCGCGTGGATCCGACATCGTTTTCCGGCATTCCGAACGAAATCACGCCGTTTCTTCTCGCTTTTAAGTTCTTTTACTTTAGTCTGATGATTTTTACGAACATCGGAATCATCAAAATCGTACCGGAAAGCACGAGTTCCGAAGTCCTGGTGATTTTAGAAGCGATTCTATCCTTTATTACGATCATTTTCGTTCTTTCCGATTTTTTAAGTTTAAAAGAATCCTTAGGAAAACGAAGAAAAATTCTCTCGGAAACGTCTTTGCAAGAAATTGACTAA
- the lvrA gene encoding hybrid histidine kinase/response regulator LvrA — MVKTVDIELGEYKLIFEALPGLYLILLPDFRIAAVSDAYLQATKTKRSEILGKGIFEVFPDNPSDPSADGVSNLRASLNIVLKDKVPNTMAVQKYDVRRPESEGGGFEEKYWSPMNSPLLNAKGEVVYIVHRAEEVTEFVRLKNKDNEQNKETEELRNLTASMETEIYQRAQEIQKSNKTLLRLNEELTQRENEIQKVYERLFEMDQLKSKFFANVSHELRTPLTLIIGPTRTMLKDQRLSASQRAFLETIERNSYTLLKHVNDLLDLSKLEAGKMDLDYSNADLAKVIQYIAAHFDSVAKEREIDLVLNIPEKFPAQIDVSKVERIVLNLISNAFKFVPDSGTIHCSLKTEGALASICVSDSGPGVPEHLREQIFEKFRQGEEGDSRSFGGTGLGLAIAKEFVSLHLGSIGVFDSLLGGALFKVQIPIYAPYQIEESKQVAETEELTPALMSDIFELKKRRIETEELQSYYNRPKVLIVEDNSEMRKYIFDTLSSEFNLVVASDGKQGLEKAIQEKPDIIVTDIMMPVLSGDQMVREIRKNPDLTGTYIIFLSAKSDQNFRVKLLQEGAQDYLIKPFTPEELIVRIRNFATLKKSVETLEIANKDMESFSYSVSHDLRAPIRGIEGFLNIILEDFEKSLDPEVVRLLNIVQKNVVYMNSLILDLLNFHRVSKIDLVTRVVDMNNMVKEVIAAVLQNYSGKKYSFQVEKLPNALADGAALKQVWMNLISNATKYSSTKDEPFIKISAKQVDGYNSYSVEDNGVGFNKAYSNRLFKVFQRLHTQEEFEGTGVGLAIVARIVQRHGGEVFAEGTLNQGSKFSFTLPKLSENSKKENGVENE, encoded by the coding sequence ATGGTAAAAACCGTCGATATAGAACTAGGAGAATATAAACTCATCTTCGAGGCCTTACCCGGTCTGTATTTAATTCTTCTACCCGATTTTAGAATCGCCGCCGTCAGCGACGCATACCTCCAAGCCACAAAGACAAAAAGAAGCGAGATCCTTGGAAAAGGAATTTTCGAAGTTTTTCCGGATAATCCTTCCGATCCGAGCGCGGACGGAGTCAGCAATCTCAGAGCCTCATTAAACATTGTCCTAAAGGATAAGGTTCCGAACACGATGGCCGTTCAAAAATACGACGTTAGGCGACCCGAATCGGAAGGCGGTGGTTTCGAAGAAAAATATTGGAGCCCGATGAATTCTCCGTTGTTGAATGCAAAGGGGGAAGTGGTCTATATCGTTCACAGAGCCGAAGAAGTCACCGAGTTTGTTCGACTCAAAAACAAAGACAACGAACAAAACAAGGAAACCGAAGAACTGCGCAATCTTACCGCTTCGATGGAAACGGAAATCTATCAAAGGGCGCAAGAGATTCAAAAATCAAACAAGACCTTACTTCGACTCAACGAAGAATTAACACAAAGGGAAAACGAGATTCAGAAAGTTTACGAAAGACTTTTTGAAATGGATCAACTCAAATCCAAATTTTTCGCAAACGTCAGTCATGAGCTTAGAACTCCTTTGACCTTGATCATAGGACCAACTCGAACCATGCTCAAGGATCAACGACTTTCCGCAAGCCAGAGAGCCTTTTTGGAGACGATCGAAAGAAACTCTTATACTCTTCTCAAACACGTAAACGATCTTCTCGATCTTTCCAAGTTGGAAGCGGGGAAAATGGACTTGGATTATTCCAACGCGGATCTTGCAAAGGTCATTCAATACATCGCCGCACATTTCGATTCGGTCGCAAAGGAAAGGGAAATCGATTTGGTTCTGAATATCCCTGAAAAATTTCCGGCTCAGATAGACGTTTCCAAGGTGGAAAGAATCGTTTTGAATCTGATCTCGAATGCGTTTAAGTTTGTTCCCGATTCCGGAACGATTCACTGTTCCTTAAAGACCGAAGGCGCATTGGCATCCATCTGCGTTTCCGATAGCGGACCCGGAGTTCCCGAACATCTGCGCGAACAGATTTTCGAAAAATTCAGACAAGGGGAAGAAGGTGATTCCAGATCCTTCGGAGGCACGGGACTCGGACTTGCGATCGCAAAAGAATTCGTAAGTTTACATCTGGGTTCGATCGGCGTTTTCGATTCTTTATTGGGCGGAGCGCTTTTTAAGGTTCAGATTCCGATCTATGCTCCGTATCAAATCGAAGAGAGCAAACAGGTTGCGGAAACGGAAGAATTAACTCCCGCGCTGATGAGCGATATTTTCGAACTGAAAAAAAGAAGAATCGAAACCGAAGAACTCCAATCCTATTACAATCGTCCTAAGGTTTTGATCGTCGAAGACAATTCCGAAATGAGAAAGTATATCTTCGATACGTTGTCCTCCGAGTTCAATCTTGTGGTCGCATCCGATGGGAAACAGGGTTTGGAAAAGGCGATTCAGGAAAAACCGGATATCATCGTTACGGATATCATGATGCCCGTACTCAGCGGAGATCAGATGGTTCGGGAGATTCGGAAGAATCCGGATCTAACGGGAACGTATATCATATTCTTAAGCGCAAAATCGGATCAGAATTTTAGAGTCAAACTTCTTCAAGAAGGTGCGCAAGACTATCTGATCAAACCGTTTACTCCGGAAGAATTGATCGTAAGAATCCGCAATTTTGCTACATTAAAAAAATCTGTTGAAACCTTGGAGATCGCGAACAAGGACATGGAATCGTTTAGTTATTCGGTTTCGCACGATCTTCGCGCTCCGATCCGAGGTATAGAAGGTTTTTTGAATATCATTCTAGAGGATTTCGAAAAGTCCTTGGATCCGGAAGTGGTTCGTTTGCTGAATATCGTTCAAAAAAACGTAGTCTACATGAACAGTTTGATTTTGGATCTTCTCAACTTTCACAGAGTATCCAAGATCGATCTCGTCACTCGAGTTGTGGACATGAACAATATGGTCAAAGAAGTGATCGCGGCCGTTCTGCAGAATTATTCCGGAAAAAAATATTCCTTTCAGGTTGAGAAGCTACCGAATGCGCTCGCGGACGGAGCCGCGCTCAAACAGGTCTGGATGAATTTGATCTCCAACGCTACGAAGTATTCTTCTACGAAGGATGAACCCTTCATTAAGATAAGCGCCAAACAAGTGGACGGTTATAATTCCTACTCCGTGGAAGATAACGGCGTAGGATTCAACAAGGCGTATTCGAATCGTTTATTCAAAGTATTCCAAAGACTTCATACTCAGGAGGAATTCGAAGGCACTGGGGTCGGTTTGGCGATCGTAGCCAGAATCGTACAACGACACGGCGGAGAAGTATTTGCGGAAGGAACCTTAAATCAAGGATCTAAGTTTTCTTTTACCCTTCCGAAACTTTCCGAAAATTCTAAAAAAGAAAACGGAGTCGAGAATGAGTAG
- the lvrB gene encoding hybrid histidine kinase/response regulator LvrB, with product MSRWKFLFLEDSLVDLELIQRQLNRAKIDYHPIHASDSESFSQAILEQKPHLILSDFSLPKYDGFSALKVAQKICPGTPFIFVSGTYGEDAAIQTLTMGATDYVLKDRIEKLLPAVQRALHELEDHELRIKAEKERYELEEQLRQSQKLEAMGMMAGTLAHEINNPLLAISEYAAMIAKGEIDPNKSKQLAVKIRDESARISTIMKNLLRFSRDDKGSLHPVDVSEILIKLESITHQIFKMNRIEVGWKNAEPGHTIQCREGQILQILVNLVNNSVDSLNQKFPEYDDGKRILLDVSVVKDQKKEFAQFTVCDFGMGIPLEIQKSVFKTFFTTKAADKGTGLGLSVSLGIANEHGGSLKLESEPGQYTRFHLRIPIFDPSSQ from the coding sequence ATGAGTAGATGGAAATTTCTTTTTTTGGAGGATTCCTTAGTCGATTTGGAGCTGATCCAAAGACAATTGAATCGCGCAAAAATCGACTATCACCCGATTCATGCGAGCGACTCTGAAAGTTTTTCACAAGCGATTCTCGAGCAGAAACCGCATTTGATCTTATCCGACTTTAGTCTTCCGAAATACGACGGATTTTCCGCGCTCAAGGTCGCGCAAAAAATCTGCCCGGGCACTCCGTTCATCTTCGTTTCCGGAACCTACGGAGAGGACGCGGCGATCCAAACGCTTACGATGGGCGCAACGGACTACGTGTTGAAGGATAGAATCGAAAAACTTCTTCCTGCGGTTCAGAGAGCCTTACACGAATTAGAAGATCATGAATTACGAATCAAGGCGGAAAAGGAAAGATACGAACTCGAGGAACAACTGAGACAAAGTCAAAAATTGGAGGCCATGGGTATGATGGCCGGAACCCTCGCGCATGAAATCAACAATCCGTTGCTCGCCATTTCGGAATACGCGGCGATGATCGCAAAGGGTGAAATCGATCCGAATAAATCGAAACAATTGGCCGTAAAGATACGGGATGAAAGCGCTCGTATCTCGACCATCATGAAAAATCTTCTTCGTTTTTCCAGGGACGATAAGGGTTCGCTTCATCCCGTGGACGTTTCCGAAATTCTCATCAAGCTTGAATCGATCACACATCAGATCTTTAAAATGAATCGAATCGAAGTCGGTTGGAAAAACGCGGAACCGGGTCACACAATTCAATGTAGAGAAGGGCAGATCCTTCAGATTTTGGTGAACTTAGTCAACAACTCAGTGGACAGTCTCAATCAAAAGTTTCCGGAGTACGACGATGGAAAAAGAATTCTTCTGGATGTAAGCGTCGTGAAAGATCAAAAAAAAGAATTCGCTCAGTTTACCGTTTGTGATTTCGGAATGGGAATCCCTTTAGAAATTCAAAAATCGGTTTTTAAAACCTTCTTTACCACGAAGGCCGCGGACAAGGGAACCGGACTCGGACTTTCCGTAAGTTTAGGAATTGCGAATGAACACGGTGGAAGTTTGAAATTGGAAAGTGAACCTGGACAATATACTCGGTTCCATCTGAGGATTCCGATCTTTGATCCGAGCTCACAGTAA
- the fbp gene encoding class 1 fructose-bisphosphatase — MSVHPTQTLSLSQYLIEEQLKLPQATGDFTALMSHLVYAAKIVSREVRKAGLLENILGSTDVVNVQGETQMKLDEYADKVFNHTLTRSGHLCILGSEEHEETVSVPNGYKIGKYTIAIDPLDGSSNIDANVSIGTIFSVHLRKSPGGTPGTLGDLLQAGSGQRAAGYVLYGSSTMLVLCTGKGVSGFTLDPSCGEFILSHPDMQIPETGGIYSINEGNYNYWSDEVKNYIRDIKSIEGGRKPQSGRYIGSLVADFHRNLLKGGIFLYPNDTKSTKYPNGKLRLLYEAAPMAYIAEQAGGMAVTVYGERILDLTPKELHERTTLVTGSKKEVEHFLKFAPKKP, encoded by the coding sequence ATGTCCGTCCATCCTACACAAACATTGAGTCTTTCCCAGTATCTAATCGAGGAACAACTCAAGTTACCCCAGGCAACAGGGGATTTTACGGCTCTTATGAGTCACTTAGTTTACGCCGCAAAAATCGTTTCCAGAGAGGTTCGTAAAGCGGGGCTTTTGGAAAACATTCTCGGTTCGACCGATGTCGTAAACGTCCAAGGCGAAACCCAGATGAAGTTGGACGAGTATGCGGACAAGGTATTCAATCACACTCTGACCCGTTCCGGTCACCTTTGTATTTTAGGAAGCGAAGAACACGAAGAAACCGTTTCCGTTCCGAACGGCTATAAAATCGGTAAATATACGATCGCAATCGATCCTCTCGACGGTTCCTCGAACATCGACGCAAACGTTTCCATCGGAACCATCTTTTCCGTTCATCTCAGAAAAAGTCCGGGGGGAACTCCGGGAACGTTAGGCGATCTTTTACAAGCAGGTTCCGGTCAAAGAGCGGCGGGTTACGTTCTTTACGGGTCTTCCACGATGTTGGTTCTTTGCACGGGCAAAGGAGTTTCCGGTTTTACGCTCGATCCTTCTTGTGGAGAATTCATTCTTTCTCACCCGGATATGCAGATCCCGGAGACCGGCGGAATTTACTCCATCAACGAAGGGAATTACAACTACTGGTCCGATGAGGTGAAGAATTATATCCGTGACATCAAGTCCATCGAGGGCGGAAGAAAACCTCAATCCGGTCGTTACATCGGTTCCTTGGTTGCGGACTTTCATAGAAACCTTTTGAAAGGCGGAATCTTTCTCTATCCGAACGATACGAAATCCACCAAATACCCGAACGGTAAATTAAGACTTCTTTATGAAGCCGCTCCGATGGCGTATATCGCAGAGCAAGCGGGTGGTATGGCGGTTACGGTTTACGGAGAAAGAATTTTGGATCTCACTCCGAAAGAACTCCACGAACGTACGACCCTCGTTACGGGGAGTAAAAAAGAAGTGGAACACTTCTTAAAGTTCGCGCCTAAAAAACCTTAA
- the rpsU gene encoding 30S ribosomal protein S21, giving the protein MVGIIVKDGESIESALKRFKRDCANAGIMSEIKRREYFEKPSIKKKKAIESAKRKAEKKKRLFSKKDKA; this is encoded by the coding sequence ATGGTAGGAATCATTGTAAAAGACGGAGAGTCGATCGAATCTGCTCTGAAACGTTTCAAACGCGACTGCGCTAACGCAGGAATTATGAGCGAAATCAAACGCAGAGAATACTTCGAAAAACCGAGTATCAAAAAGAAAAAAGCGATCGAATCCGCAAAAAGAAAAGCAGAAAAGAAAAAACGCCTTTTCTCTAAAAAAGACAAAGCCTAA
- a CDS encoding GatB/YqeY domain-containing protein, whose protein sequence is MSLQIKINDDLKEAMKAKKEPHLSTLRLLKSDIQYELTKTGAKELADDQVISVIKKAYAKRLDAIEMYQKAGRNDLLAQEESEAAVLKEYLPPELPESEIIATIDQIFAEMQPTAKDMGKVMGRVMAAFKGKSIDGTKVSAIVKSRLS, encoded by the coding sequence ATGTCCCTGCAGATAAAAATCAATGACGATCTGAAAGAGGCGATGAAAGCAAAGAAAGAACCTCATCTTTCTACGCTTCGTCTTCTCAAATCCGATATTCAATACGAACTGACCAAAACCGGAGCGAAAGAACTCGCGGATGATCAGGTCATTTCCGTTATCAAGAAGGCTTATGCAAAACGTCTGGATGCGATCGAGATGTATCAGAAAGCCGGAAGAAACGATCTTTTAGCTCAGGAAGAAAGTGAGGCCGCTGTTCTCAAGGAGTATCTTCCACCCGAACTTCCCGAGTCGGAAATCATCGCAACGATCGATCAGATCTTTGCGGAAATGCAACCGACCGCAAAGGATATGGGAAAGGTCATGGGTCGTGTCATGGCCGCATTCAAAGGAAAAAGCATCGACGGTACTAAGGTTTCGGCAATCGTTAAATCCAGGCTTTCCTGA